One genomic window of Vibrio rhizosphaerae includes the following:
- the tamB gene encoding autotransporter assembly complex protein TamB → MIRLALRTSQWLMIATGLLLAALIALTGFLLYTPAGLHLAVLGAEQFVPGLQIRRAEGILAGKLDLYDVAYQDSQTPVKLRLEHVGLSVRSRCLFQPALCLDSLKVSHVQVSVAESNAPSDTDKDNSAAETVFNLPIPLSITHFSLEDVTLVLPQTQLQWQTLNGGLSWYRSRLTLDKVALKQTRLELASSAEAQPAAASSLDNFSYPAVTLPDIWIPMDIRLNQFQLTDMYIRGESERQIQTLRLSAQAYRHKIRIEHLDVATPEIEADGHGNISLSGDYPLDIHMNSVLHLPEIAGQRVTAEASGSLGKMQLAATLGERIQGSLSAQLEPLTAGFPFDITVNNLGGQWPLSGTAQYQLDLGQVSLAGQLDQYRLALQGLIHGQEIPATQVDITGQGTLTQLQLSALQVKTLNGVITGKSQLDWHKAFTLSSQLSFQKIEPQAQWPDISGQLDGQIDLKAALSGKTWQLDVAQLELNGQLQQYPLHVSGPLTLAGETDSNQIQASTPALVLSHGKNQLRLKGTLDQRWDMNVHLSVPDLSKSLPDGKGNIQGDIRLRGSFRHPEAQVALTGTQVEWQDQIQASQVSLQGNISDLMQGRGDVVLNLQQGRYQQYRLKTVRLSGRGDLSQHRFNLDADTSEGRVKLAVSGATDRAFHRWQGTLHQASLSREKHQLTLQSPVRIDWLSATRQFSVQAHCWQDQSSSLCLDQDITISPASGQLALSLHQLDLARLADFSPELLPENTTLKGRVNAKAFLMWQQGKDQQLPPKAQLTVRVEQGQLQQQIAMKSLVVAWHKMNFQMDLKDNHLAATGQIDLAEHGALDLAVKIPDIRQQQREVMANIGIQRLDLSLIQPLLGVYSEFGAITDGNLKVHGDLLHPQVTGKLTVSQIQLQGQVTPVDIRQGNIDIQFKGYQAELTALVKTPEGELHLQGDADWTRLDDWAVHSRLYADGVDIDFPPYVKLKAIPDMTLTLTPKVARVEGSVELPEGKITVDKLPDSAVKVSSDQVIIQDAQPIKQTQSLPFTLESKVTVKIGSGVQLSAFGLDGKLQGEVTISQRDNTPFMTGEVNILNGTYRSLGQDLVIQQGKVILNGPISQPYVSITAIRNPNNIADNVTAGIKVNGPADNPSVSVFSEPAMAQANALSYLIRGQNLDAESNNGALTTSLIGLSLAQSGKLVGEIGQAFGVQDLQLDTSGSGDKSQVTVSGYILPGLQVKYGVGIFNSVGEFTVRYRLMSDLYIEAISGLTSTMNVLYQFEFD, encoded by the coding sequence ATGATTCGGTTGGCGCTGCGTACCAGTCAATGGCTGATGATTGCGACCGGATTGCTTCTTGCGGCATTGATTGCGTTGACTGGGTTTTTGCTTTATACGCCAGCCGGGTTACATCTGGCGGTTTTAGGTGCTGAGCAGTTTGTCCCCGGCTTACAGATCCGGCGTGCGGAAGGGATTTTAGCCGGAAAGCTCGATTTGTATGATGTGGCATACCAAGATTCACAGACGCCAGTGAAGCTCCGGCTGGAACATGTCGGATTATCGGTCCGCAGTCGTTGTCTGTTTCAGCCTGCATTGTGCCTTGACTCACTGAAAGTCAGCCATGTGCAGGTTTCAGTCGCAGAAAGTAACGCACCTTCCGATACGGATAAGGATAACTCAGCAGCAGAGACGGTTTTCAATTTACCAATACCGTTGTCGATCACTCACTTCTCACTGGAAGATGTGACGCTGGTCTTGCCGCAGACGCAATTACAGTGGCAAACGTTAAATGGCGGACTGTCATGGTATCGCAGTCGTCTGACACTGGATAAAGTCGCACTCAAGCAGACTCGTCTCGAACTGGCATCGTCAGCTGAAGCCCAACCGGCCGCAGCGTCGTCGTTGGACAACTTCTCCTATCCTGCGGTGACATTACCCGACATATGGATTCCGATGGACATCCGTCTCAATCAATTCCAGTTGACGGATATGTATATCCGTGGGGAAAGCGAGCGTCAGATTCAAACGCTCCGATTATCCGCACAGGCGTACCGACATAAGATCCGCATCGAACATTTGGATGTTGCCACGCCAGAAATTGAAGCCGATGGCCATGGCAATATATCGTTATCCGGAGATTATCCACTGGATATTCACATGAATTCAGTACTACATCTGCCTGAGATAGCGGGACAACGCGTGACCGCCGAAGCGAGTGGCAGTCTGGGCAAAATGCAGCTTGCTGCCACATTGGGAGAACGGATTCAGGGAAGTCTTTCGGCACAACTTGAGCCGCTGACTGCTGGTTTCCCTTTCGATATCACGGTGAATAATCTGGGTGGACAGTGGCCACTCTCCGGTACTGCGCAGTATCAACTGGATCTGGGGCAGGTCAGTCTGGCAGGTCAGCTTGATCAGTATCGGCTTGCTTTACAAGGGTTGATTCACGGCCAAGAGATACCCGCTACTCAGGTTGATATTACTGGTCAGGGAACCCTCACTCAGCTCCAACTTTCAGCATTACAAGTCAAGACACTGAATGGTGTGATTACCGGAAAGAGTCAGCTTGACTGGCATAAAGCGTTCACGCTCAGTTCGCAGTTATCCTTCCAAAAAATTGAGCCTCAGGCGCAGTGGCCGGATATTTCGGGGCAATTGGATGGGCAGATTGATCTTAAGGCAGCGCTATCCGGCAAAACATGGCAACTTGATGTGGCTCAGCTTGAACTGAACGGGCAACTGCAACAATATCCACTGCATGTGTCCGGGCCTTTGACCCTCGCCGGTGAAACCGATAGTAATCAGATCCAAGCCTCGACGCCGGCTCTGGTACTTTCCCATGGTAAAAATCAACTTCGGCTCAAGGGCACGTTAGATCAACGCTGGGATATGAATGTACATCTCTCTGTCCCGGATTTATCGAAAAGTCTCCCGGACGGGAAAGGCAATATTCAAGGCGATATTCGTTTGCGGGGCAGTTTCCGCCATCCTGAAGCACAGGTCGCTCTGACCGGCACGCAAGTGGAGTGGCAGGATCAAATCCAAGCCAGTCAGGTCTCTTTGCAAGGCAACATCAGTGATTTGATGCAAGGGCGTGGTGATGTCGTGCTGAATTTACAGCAAGGACGTTATCAGCAATATAGGCTGAAAACTGTCAGGTTAAGCGGGCGCGGAGACTTATCCCAACACCGATTCAATCTCGATGCGGATACATCGGAAGGACGGGTTAAGCTTGCAGTATCCGGGGCGACTGATCGTGCGTTTCATCGCTGGCAAGGGACATTGCATCAAGCCTCTTTATCGCGGGAAAAACATCAGTTGACACTTCAGTCTCCCGTACGCATCGATTGGCTTTCGGCAACCCGACAATTCAGTGTGCAGGCCCATTGTTGGCAGGATCAATCTTCTTCATTGTGTCTTGATCAAGACATTACGATCAGCCCGGCATCCGGGCAGTTAGCTTTGTCTTTGCATCAACTTGACTTAGCGCGTCTGGCCGACTTTTCGCCGGAACTGTTGCCGGAAAATACCACCCTGAAAGGACGCGTCAATGCGAAAGCATTTCTGATGTGGCAACAGGGAAAAGACCAACAACTGCCCCCGAAAGCTCAATTAACGGTGCGTGTTGAACAAGGTCAGCTACAACAGCAAATCGCGATGAAATCGCTGGTGGTCGCATGGCACAAGATGAATTTTCAAATGGATCTCAAAGACAACCATCTGGCGGCCACCGGTCAGATCGATCTGGCGGAACATGGTGCACTTGACTTAGCGGTGAAAATTCCGGATATCCGGCAACAGCAGCGTGAGGTGATGGCAAACATCGGTATTCAGCGGTTGGATCTGAGCTTGATACAACCTCTGTTAGGCGTTTACAGTGAGTTCGGCGCCATCACTGACGGAAACCTCAAAGTCCATGGCGATTTGTTACATCCTCAGGTCACAGGAAAACTGACCGTCAGTCAAATTCAGTTACAGGGGCAAGTGACACCGGTCGATATTCGTCAGGGGAATATTGATATCCAATTTAAGGGCTATCAGGCCGAACTGACGGCATTGGTCAAAACCCCGGAAGGGGAGTTGCATCTTCAGGGCGATGCGGATTGGACGCGACTCGATGACTGGGCGGTTCATTCCCGGTTATATGCCGATGGTGTCGATATCGATTTTCCGCCTTACGTCAAGCTCAAGGCTATCCCGGATATGACCCTGACATTGACACCGAAAGTCGCGCGAGTGGAAGGTTCGGTTGAATTACCCGAAGGGAAGATTACGGTTGATAAACTCCCGGATAGCGCAGTGAAGGTGTCATCGGATCAAGTCATTATTCAAGACGCTCAACCGATCAAACAGACGCAATCACTACCGTTTACTCTGGAAAGTAAAGTGACGGTGAAGATAGGATCTGGCGTTCAGCTGTCAGCCTTCGGTCTGGATGGCAAGTTGCAAGGTGAGGTGACGATCTCCCAGCGAGACAACACGCCATTTATGACCGGAGAAGTGAATATTCTGAACGGGACCTATCGCTCGCTGGGACAAGATTTGGTCATTCAACAAGGTAAAGTGATTCTGAATGGGCCGATCAGCCAGCCCTATGTGTCGATTACCGCAATTCGGAACCCGAATAATATTGCTGATAATGTCACTGCCGGGATCAAAGTGAACGGACCGGCAGATAATCCGTCCGTGTCAGTTTTTTCAGAGCCGGCCATGGCGCAGGCAAATGCGCTCTCTTACTTAATCCGCGGACAAAATCTCGATGCAGAGTCAAACAATGGTGCATTGACCACAAGCCTGATTGGTTTGAGCCTTGCCCAGAGCGGAAAATTGGTTGGCGAGATCGGTCAGGCATTTGGCGTTCAGGATCTCCAGTTAGATACCTCCGGCTCGGGAGACAAGTCTCAGGTGACGGTCAGTGGTTATATTTTACCGGGATTGCAAGTGAAATACGGGGTTGGTATTTTTAACTCTGTCGGTGAGTTTACGGTGCGTTATCGGCTGATGAGTGATCTGTATATTGAAGCGATCTCCGGGCTGACGAGTACCATGAATGTTCTGTATCAGTTTGAGTTTGACTAA
- a CDS encoding gamma-glutamylcyclotransferase family protein translates to MQQHLVFVYGTLRDGEDNHWYLGESPMLGYYETPPEFTLYDLGPYPGLIEGHQSVMGEIYVVDEQTLSRLDELEDVPVEYRREQIETPFGMAWIYFYQDVSKLTQAIASGDWCQRI, encoded by the coding sequence ATGCAGCAGCATTTAGTGTTTGTCTACGGGACGTTGCGTGACGGAGAAGATAATCACTGGTATCTGGGAGAAAGCCCGATGCTGGGATACTACGAAACGCCACCGGAATTCACCCTGTATGATCTCGGGCCTTACCCGGGATTGATTGAGGGCCATCAGTCGGTCATGGGAGAAATCTATGTCGTGGATGAACAGACGTTATCCCGTCTTGATGAGCTGGAAGATGTGCCGGTTGAATACCGCCGGGAGCAAATCGAAACGCCTTTCGGCATGGCTTGGATCTATTTCTATCAGGATGTATCCAAGTTAACGCAGGCGATCGCATCCGGAGACTGGTGCCAGCGGATTTGA
- the ppa gene encoding inorganic diphosphatase has product MSLNNVPAGKSLPDDIYVVIEIPANADPIKYEVDKESGAVFVDRFMSTPMFYPCNYGYVNNTLSLDGDPVDVLVPTPYPLVPGAVIRCRPVGVLKMTDESGEDAKVVAVPHSKLTKEYDHIQDVNDLPELLKAQIKHFFERYKELESGKWVKVDGWEDAASARAEIQSSYERAQNK; this is encoded by the coding sequence ATGAGTTTGAATAACGTACCAGCAGGTAAATCTCTGCCTGATGATATCTATGTCGTCATTGAAATCCCGGCAAATGCTGATCCTATCAAATATGAAGTAGACAAAGAGTCTGGTGCTGTATTTGTAGACCGCTTTATGTCTACACCAATGTTCTACCCATGTAACTACGGTTATGTAAACAATACACTCTCTTTAGATGGTGACCCGGTTGACGTGCTGGTTCCGACACCTTACCCACTGGTTCCCGGTGCAGTCATTCGCTGCCGCCCTGTCGGTGTACTGAAAATGACCGATGAATCCGGTGAAGATGCAAAAGTTGTTGCCGTACCTCACTCAAAACTGACCAAAGAATATGATCATATTCAAGATGTGAATGATCTGCCTGAGTTGCTGAAAGCACAAATCAAACATTTCTTCGAACGCTACAAAGAGCTTGAGTCCGGAAAATGGGTGAAAGTTGACGGCTGGGAAGATGCAGCATCCGCTCGCGCAGAGATCCAATCCTCTTATGAGCGTGCGCAAAACAAATAA
- the fbp gene encoding class 1 fructose-bisphosphatase produces MSEMRTLGEFIVEKQTDFPHASGELSSLLASIRLAAKIVNREINKAGLVDITGAVGTENIQGEDQQKLDVYANEKFKAALEARDQVCGVASEEEDEAVIFNKELNKNAKYVVLMDPLDGSTNIDVNVSVGTIFSIYHRVSPIGTTPTAEDFLQPGHKQVAAGYVIYGSSTMLVYTTGNGVNGFTYDPSLGTFCLSHENMMIPEDGRIYSINEGNYIRFPTGVKKYIKYCQENVPEDNRPYTSRYIGSLVADFHRNLLKGGIYLYPSTLSHPQGKLRLLYECNPMAFLMEQAGGIATDGMNRILDLDPQELHQRVPFFVGSKNMVTKLQEFLKTHQDD; encoded by the coding sequence ATGTCAGAGATGAGAACCTTAGGAGAATTTATTGTTGAGAAACAGACCGATTTTCCTCACGCAAGCGGAGAGCTCTCTTCCCTTCTTGCGTCGATACGTTTGGCAGCAAAAATCGTAAACCGTGAAATCAATAAAGCGGGACTTGTCGATATTACCGGCGCGGTCGGTACAGAAAATATTCAGGGCGAAGATCAGCAAAAACTCGACGTTTACGCTAATGAGAAATTTAAAGCCGCACTTGAAGCGCGTGATCAAGTCTGCGGTGTTGCGAGTGAAGAAGAAGACGAAGCCGTTATCTTCAATAAAGAATTAAATAAGAATGCCAAGTACGTCGTGTTGATGGATCCGCTGGACGGGTCAACCAATATTGATGTGAACGTGTCGGTCGGGACGATTTTCTCGATCTATCACCGCGTCTCTCCGATTGGTACGACGCCAACAGCGGAAGACTTTCTGCAACCCGGTCATAAACAGGTCGCAGCCGGCTACGTGATTTACGGCTCTTCTACCATGTTGGTGTACACCACCGGCAATGGCGTCAACGGCTTTACGTACGATCCGTCGTTGGGCACATTCTGTCTCTCGCACGAGAATATGATGATCCCGGAAGATGGCCGAATCTATTCGATTAATGAAGGCAACTACATTCGTTTCCCGACCGGAGTGAAAAAATACATCAAATACTGTCAGGAAAATGTGCCGGAAGATAATCGTCCTTATACTTCACGCTATATTGGCTCACTGGTGGCAGATTTTCACCGTAACTTGCTCAAAGGTGGCATCTATCTGTACCCAAGTACCCTCAGTCATCCACAGGGTAAACTTCGTCTGCTCTACGAATGTAATCCCATGGCATTTTTGATGGAACAGGCCGGTGGTATCGCGACCGATGGAATGAATCGGATCCTTGACCTCGACCCGCAAGAACTCCACCAACGGGTACCGTTTTTTGTCGGTTCAAAGAATATGGTCACCAAACTTCAGGAATTTCTGAAAACCCATCAGGACGATTAG
- the mpl gene encoding UDP-N-acetylmuramate:L-alanyl-gamma-D-glutamyl-meso-diaminopimelate ligase — protein sequence MHIHILGICGTFMGGVATLARQMGHRVTGSDANVYPPMSTLLESQGIEIIEGFDIEQLNPRPDLVVIGNALSRGNPCVEYVLNHRLPYTSGPQWLSEFLLRDRWVLAVSGTHGKTTTASMLSWILEYCGYQPGFLVGGVLGNFGISARLGESDFFVVEADEYDSAFFDKRSKFVHYHPNTLILNNLEFDHADIFDDLEAIKKQFHHLVRTVPGIGRILSPQNDLALNDVLERGCWSEQEFCGENANWNATKLAKDGSSFQILFNGESVGTVSWDLIGDHNVHNAIMAVAAARHVGVLPAIACEALGDFVNTKRRLELRGEVHGVTVYDDFAHHPTAIQQTLAGLRAKVGAQRILAVLEPRSATMKMGVHKQALADALAQADMVFIYQPQELTWPVADVVAQCHQPGYTADEIDALVQQVVQVADAGDSILVMSNGGFGGIHDKLLQQLEGRV from the coding sequence ATGCACATACATATACTCGGAATTTGTGGCACATTTATGGGCGGCGTCGCGACGCTGGCACGCCAGATGGGACATCGGGTTACCGGTTCCGATGCCAATGTTTATCCACCAATGAGCACGTTGCTGGAATCTCAAGGCATTGAAATTATAGAGGGTTTTGATATTGAACAGCTTAATCCTCGTCCGGATTTAGTCGTGATCGGTAATGCTCTGAGTCGGGGGAATCCTTGTGTTGAGTATGTCCTCAATCATCGGCTGCCCTATACGTCCGGACCGCAGTGGCTGAGTGAGTTTTTGCTGCGTGATCGATGGGTTCTGGCCGTTTCCGGTACCCACGGGAAAACCACCACCGCCAGTATGCTGAGTTGGATACTGGAATATTGCGGTTATCAACCCGGTTTTTTGGTCGGTGGGGTGCTCGGTAACTTCGGAATTTCCGCCAGACTGGGTGAAAGTGACTTTTTTGTCGTCGAAGCCGATGAATATGACAGTGCTTTTTTCGACAAGCGATCTAAGTTTGTCCACTACCATCCGAATACCCTGATCCTGAACAATCTTGAGTTCGATCATGCTGATATCTTCGACGATCTTGAAGCGATTAAGAAACAATTTCATCATTTAGTCCGAACGGTTCCCGGTATTGGTCGCATCCTTTCTCCCCAAAATGATCTGGCATTAAATGATGTTTTAGAACGCGGATGCTGGAGTGAACAAGAGTTCTGCGGAGAGAATGCAAACTGGAATGCAACAAAATTGGCAAAAGATGGATCATCATTCCAAATATTATTCAATGGTGAGTCTGTCGGCACGGTTTCATGGGATTTGATCGGCGATCATAATGTACATAACGCAATCATGGCCGTTGCGGCAGCGCGTCATGTCGGTGTTTTGCCGGCCATCGCTTGTGAAGCGCTGGGCGATTTTGTCAATACGAAACGTCGTCTGGAGCTGCGTGGTGAAGTGCATGGTGTGACGGTTTATGATGACTTTGCCCACCATCCGACGGCCATTCAACAGACATTGGCCGGGCTGCGTGCGAAAGTCGGGGCGCAACGGATTCTGGCGGTACTGGAACCTCGCTCGGCAACGATGAAAATGGGTGTGCATAAGCAGGCGCTGGCAGATGCTTTGGCTCAGGCGGATATGGTGTTTATCTATCAGCCGCAAGAATTGACATGGCCTGTTGCTGATGTGGTCGCACAGTGTCACCAGCCGGGATACACGGCTGATGAGATTGATGCTTTAGTACAACAAGTGGTGCAGGTCGCTGACGCTGGAGATTCGATTTTGGTGATGAGTAATGGTGGTTTCGGCGGCATTCATGACAAACTCCTGCAACAGTTGGAGGGGCGCGTATGA
- a CDS encoding flavin prenyltransferase UbiX yields the protein MSRLSHEKSITLAWTGASGAPYGLRLLQHLLAADYQVYLLISSAARVVLATEHGLKLSAAPDKAHQALVEHLQCRGEQLVVCGKEDWFSPVASGSSAPKQMVVCPCSAGSVASIAYGMSDNLIERAADVVIKEKGQLLLVVRETPFSTVHLENMLKLSQVGVTIMPAAPGFYHQPESIDDLVDFMVARILDHLGIEQTVVPRWGYQR from the coding sequence ATGAGCCGTCTTTCGCATGAAAAATCGATTACCCTTGCTTGGACCGGCGCTTCTGGCGCTCCTTATGGCTTACGCTTACTGCAACACCTGCTGGCTGCGGATTATCAGGTCTATCTGTTAATTTCATCAGCAGCCAGAGTTGTGTTGGCGACCGAGCATGGCCTCAAGCTTTCTGCTGCGCCGGATAAGGCCCATCAGGCTTTGGTTGAGCACCTGCAATGTCGTGGGGAACAGTTGGTTGTCTGTGGCAAAGAAGATTGGTTTTCTCCGGTGGCTTCCGGTTCGTCTGCGCCCAAACAAATGGTCGTTTGCCCGTGTTCTGCCGGGAGTGTTGCTTCGATTGCTTATGGGATGTCGGACAATTTGATTGAGCGGGCAGCCGATGTGGTGATCAAAGAAAAAGGACAACTGCTGCTGGTGGTGCGGGAAACCCCTTTTTCAACGGTTCATTTGGAAAATATGCTCAAGTTGTCTCAGGTCGGTGTGACGATTATGCCGGCCGCACCCGGATTTTATCATCAGCCGGAGTCGATTGATGATTTAGTCGATTTTATGGTTGCGCGGATTCTTGATCATCTGGGGATTGAGCAAACGGTTGTGCCGCGCTGGGGATATCAGCGCTGA
- the thiB gene encoding thiamine ABC transporter substrate binding subunit encodes MYAGIFALSLTAGAVQAKSPTLTVYTYDSFTSEWGPGPAIQKAFEARCGCELNYVALDDGVSILNRLRLEGHHSQADIVLGLDDSLMAEAKQTGLFAKHHVNTAALTLPNGWHDDVFIPYDYGYFAFVYRKDRLPHPPQSLKALVGQSPDLKIIYQDPRTSTPGQGLLLWMKSVYGEHAAEAWQQLAKKTVTVTKGWSEAYSMFLKGESDMVLSYTTSPAYHQVAEQDDRYAAAEFSEGHYMQVEVAAKLAGSPHQALADQFMQFMLSEDFQSVIPTTNWMYPVTSVTLPDAFRHLSVPKKTLQFSATQVAENRKHWIREWQTALTQAR; translated from the coding sequence ATTTATGCAGGCATCTTCGCCCTGAGTCTGACCGCTGGCGCGGTGCAGGCCAAATCCCCGACATTAACCGTTTATACCTACGATTCATTTACTTCAGAATGGGGCCCCGGGCCTGCGATTCAGAAAGCATTTGAGGCGCGCTGTGGCTGTGAGCTGAATTATGTCGCCCTCGATGACGGTGTATCCATTCTTAATCGTCTGCGGCTTGAAGGTCATCATAGTCAGGCGGATATCGTTCTGGGGCTGGACGACAGCCTGATGGCAGAAGCCAAACAGACGGGGCTGTTCGCTAAACATCATGTCAATACTGCAGCATTGACGTTACCCAATGGGTGGCATGATGATGTGTTCATTCCTTACGATTATGGTTATTTTGCCTTTGTGTATCGTAAGGATCGACTCCCTCACCCACCTCAGAGTCTTAAAGCTCTGGTCGGACAATCCCCGGACTTGAAAATTATCTATCAGGATCCACGCACCTCGACACCGGGGCAAGGGTTACTGTTATGGATGAAATCCGTCTATGGTGAGCATGCGGCAGAGGCTTGGCAACAATTGGCGAAGAAAACAGTGACGGTCACCAAAGGCTGGTCGGAGGCTTATTCGATGTTTCTGAAAGGTGAGTCGGATATGGTTCTGTCGTACACCACTTCGCCGGCTTATCATCAGGTCGCTGAGCAGGATGACCGATATGCTGCGGCTGAGTTTTCGGAAGGCCATTACATGCAGGTTGAAGTGGCGGCGAAATTGGCGGGCAGTCCACATCAGGCGCTGGCCGATCAGTTCATGCAGTTTATGTTGAGTGAGGATTTTCAGTCGGTGATCCCGACGACGAACTGGATGTATCCGGTCACCTCGGTCACTCTGCCGGACGCTTTCCGTCATCTCTCTGTCCCGAAAAAAACATTGCAGTTTAGTGCGACGCAGGTTGCTGAAAACCGCAAACATTGGATTCGCGAGTGGCAAACCGCGCTCACGCAAGCTCGATAG